CCCATACCTTGGAACATGAAAGTGATGTTATCCCTAGTTCTCACCTCAACTATAGATGCCTGAGGGGGCTTGTTTCCCCTCACAGCCACACTGACCGTATAGGACGTGGAAGAAGCGCCTTTGGAATCCACTGCTCTCACTTTAACTGTGTAAGCCCCTTCCTTCTTGTAGGTATGGGACATTCTAGGGCCTCCGCTCTTTACAGTTCCATCTCCAAAGTTCCACTGAAATGTGAGCTTGTCCCCCTCGGGATCAGATGCAGTAACCCTGAACGTTACAGGAACCCCTATGGAAGGCTCTACTGGGGTGAATTCCACTTTAACTATAGTGGGTGGCTTGTTCTCAGGCTTCGGCTTGGTCTGAGACCGTATGTACACTTCCTCGGTAACCGGATCTGAGTAAGCACCTTTGTCGTCCTTCACCTTCACCTTAACGACGTATGTCCCTTCCTTAGAGTAAGAGTGCGTCACTCTAGTTAGATTGGCTCCCTCGGTCTTCTTCCCGTCGCCGAAGTCCCATTCGTACGCGACTACTTGACCATCTGGATCTATACCCTCTACTTCGAATACTACCTCCTTACCAGGTTGAGCTGGATTAGGGGAGATCCTCTTGAGCCTCACTATAGGCCTATAATTGGACTTCTTGATAGTAACGAGCTTAGTTTTGACACTGGACTCCTTGAGCCAGTCATCTATCACTTGGAGTTTGACCGTGTAGCTCCTATAATCGCTGTAGGTGTGTTTCACCACCATCTTGTAGGTTGAGTTCCCTGTCTTAGACCATCCACCAGTCTTCTTAACTATAGTTCCATCGCCGAAGTCCCAGATCCACTCCCTTAAGCCGCTGTCAGGATCCTCAACCACTCCTATCAGCTCCACCGTTCTCCCGTTGATCTTGTATACAGCTATTTCCACTACTTCAGGTGCCACATCGGTGGAGGAGTCTACGGCGGGGCATCCTGTGTCGGCCGAAACGGCGACTGTCATTAGCATGAGCACTAACAGGGCTAAGATAAGTGTTATTTCTGTTGCTCTCATCAGTTGATCCCCCCTAGTAGCCCTAAATAAAGGTTGATGCGAGCGAACCTCGGATTTACCCATGAAACCGTTTCATTTGTAATATTATATTAATACTCCGGTACTACCAACCTATATGGATGATATCTGCGATATTTTAATATAATTTTAACAAAAAAGAGAGGAAAATTCCATCCTGATCCCTACAGCCTCTCATCCAGAGGTATGTACTTGGCCTCCATCGGACCTATGTATAGGGCCCTCGGCCTTATCAGGACGTTCTCCTCCCAGTATTCGAACACATGACCTATCCATCCGGAGGTCCTAGAGATAGCGAATATAGGGGTGAATATATCTATGGGAATCCCCAGCATATGATATACCTGTCCAGAGTAGAAGTCCACGTTCGGGAATATGCCTTTCTTCCCGAGGAGCTCGATCATTACCTTTTCCACTTCCAGAGCAGTGTTGAACAGGTTCTCCTGGCCGGTTTCCTTTGCGAGCATCTCCGCATATCTCTTGAGTATCCTAGCCCTCGGATCATAAGCCTTGTATACCCTGTGCCCAAACCCCATTATCCTCTCCTTCCTCTCAAGCTTGGCCTTCACATAATCTCTAGCCCTTCTAGGATCTCCTATCTCCATCAGCATCTTCAATGCCTGCTCGTTGGCGCCCCCATGGAGCGGACCCTTGAGAGTCGATATGCCAGTTACCACTGCCGAGTATAGATCTGACAAGGTCGATGCGGTAACTAGACAAGCGAAGGTCGATGCATTAAATCCGTGATCCGCGTGCAATATGAGGGCCACATCCATGAGCTTAGCTTCAATATCCTTGGGCTCCCTCCCCCACATCATGTACAGGAAGTTCGCTGCGTGACCGAGATCGGTCCTAGGATGTACTACCTCCTTACCTTCCCTCATTCTATGGAAGTATGCCATTATAGTCGGCATCTTGGAGAGTATTCTCATAGCTATCCTCAGGTTCTCTGCCCTCTTCTCGTGTATATGCTGGCCCCATATTTTCGGCAGATCGGGATCGAAGGGGCCTAGGGCGGCCACTCCCGTCTTCAGGACATCCATCGGGTGGGAGCTCTTAGGAAGCTTTCTCAGGATCTCGATGATCTCTTCAGGTATCTCCCTCTCCTTGGAGAGGTTCTCCCTGAATTCATCCAGCTCCTTCCTATTGGGTAGCCTACCGAACCACAGTAGGTATGTGACCTCCTCAAAGGATGAGTACTCAGCTAGGTCCTCTATGGAATAGCCCCTGTAGATGAGCTTTCCCCTCTCACCGTCTATATAGCTGAGAGCTGTCTTAGCGACATAGATGCCCTTAAGACCTATGTATACAGGGGGAACCTCCGATGCCAAGCAGCACCACCATTAATGCTGGAGGCCCGTTTTCTTTTAATCATATGTGGGTGAGAACGGGAGGATAGGAGAACTTCAAATGATGGAAGGGGGAACTTCTCTGTGATAGGAGGTTATTACGCCTCGGTCAGGTGATCCTCTATCCTGTCTACTATCTCCTTGAATGCCTTGGACACCATATTCTCCGGATCGGCTAGTACTATAGGCATCCCCCTGTCCATGAATTCAACTACTTTCGGATCTATAGGTATCTCCCCCAAGAAAGGCACTTTCTCCTCCTCGGCGAGCCTCCTTCCACCACCCTCACCGAAGATCCTGATCTTTTCACCGCCGGGACATACGAAGTAGCTCATGTTCTCTACTATACCTAGGGGCTTGTACTCCATCTTCCTCACCATGTGAAGGGCCCTCCTCACATCCATTAAGGCGACCTCCTGAGGAGTAGTCACCAGAACGACGCCATGGAGGGGGATCAGCTGCATGACGCTAAGCGGCTCGTCTCCAGTACCGGGCGGCAAATCCACCACTAAATAGTCTAGGTCTCCCCAGTTGACGTTCTCTACGAACTCTTGAATTGCCTTAGCTTTGAGGGGTCCCCTCCATATGACAGGATCTCCATCCCTGACCATCAATCCTAAAGACATGACCTTCATCTTAAGGGGACCCTCCGCGGGAATGATCCCTTCGTTAGTGGCGTAAATAGGGACGTCTATGAGGCCTAATGCCTTTGGAACGTTAGGTCCGGTGAGATCGGTGTCCAATATGCCGACCGAATACCCCCTCTTAGCCAGTTCCGCTGCTATGTTAACGGATACGGTAGTCTTGCCGACGCCTCCCTTGCCACTCATGACGGCTATCCTTCTCCCTATCTTCTTGACATTCTCAGGTGGTTGTGGGATACCAGCGGCTCTAGGGGGGGTGAAGTGCGCCCTTATGTTGCTCATGATCGATCGATGCCACCTGATTAGACTTGGGTAAAAAAGTTACCTTAAGTAAACTCTCGCCGGGATGTAGGGGAGTACGTCTCTTCCCCTTCTCCTCAGGCCGAATGATATCAACTGACCGTGTTTCAGCGGATAATCCAGCACTTTGACCCATTTACCTCCTTCATAGACCCACACCCCTCCAGGAGACCCTCTATCGCTGATCCAATACTCGCCCCCTACCCTCACTATCTCTATCCATCCCCTAGGTGGGCCGGGAGGCAAGGATCTCCTAGATCCCACCTCCTGTAGATTTACATCCGCTCTTCCTGTTCCTCCCTGTCTCCTTATCCTTCCTATGGTTATCTTATCCCTTAGGGGTATGCCCCTCCCTTGAACAACTATCCTAGGTCCGGATTCGGAGGGAAGCTTCATCCCCATGAGGGCGAGCGACATATCTCTCGCGCTGCTGAACCTGTTCCTAGGATCGGGATCTAAGGCTCTACTCAAGACATATCTGAGATTCCCTGAGAGGTTCTTAGGGAGCTCTTCAGGTCTTATAGGTTCTCTAGGATCGATTCCGTAAACTAAAAAGATGATTAGAACCCCAACTGAGTATATGTCCGCTTCTGGGGATACCTCTCCCTCTAGAAATTCGGGAGCACTCCATCCTGGAGTACCTGCCACGGATCTCTTTCCCACAGCCCTAGCCACACCCAGATCTATGAGGACGGGATGCAGAGAACGTGGTAGGATTATGTTATCTGGCTTGACATCCCCATGAACCACGCCCAATGAATGCATCCTCTCCAGCGCGGAGAGGACGCCTAGGGATATCCTTATTGCATCATTCTGAGTGGCTCTTCTATCCCCATAGGCTTCACCTACCGTAGGGCCTGGGACATACTCCTCCACCAAGGCGGGTACCCTATCGATCCATTCGATGAAGGAGACTATATGTTCATGAGGTGAGGGGATGGATAGCTCCCTCAGGAGGGAGGCTTCCTCCTTGAGCAGAATCTTGGACATCTCGTCATCCTTAGGTAGCTTTACGACGACTAGCTCACCGTTAGTTCTAGCTAGAAGGATTTCAGCGAATCCTCCCCTCCCCAGTCTCTTTATCACGTGATAAGAACCATGGGATCCTTGGATCTTCATAGGGATGGGACACCCAAGTCCTCCGGTTCATTTGAGATGAATCTCAGCCTGACAACCTCGGCTACATCTATCACTGCTCCATTAACGAGCCTGACCGACTCCCCTCTGGTCAACCTCCTGCCATTCACCCAAGTGCCATTTAGGCTCCCTAAGTCCCTTATGAAGTATCCCTGCTGAGTTCCCCTTATCTCGAAGTGTCTCCTAGAGATGTAGTCGAGGTCCTCTTCTGGGACAAAGCCAGCGAAGTCCCTCCTTCCGAAGGTCCTTATTCCCGGGCCGAGCCTAGCAATAAACCCGTTGGGCCCTACCAGTTGCGCTCTCACTTCCCTGCTCCTAGGAGTGGGGGGAGGGGCTTCCATCAATTCCTCAGGTTTGGGCCTGCGAGGCTCTTTCCCTTCCTCGTAAACAGGCATACCCCTCTGATTAGGTGTCCTCCTACTAGGGGGCCTCATCTCCCCTCTTTCGAGCAGCTCTTCAAACTCTTCATCGATCTCGCCCTCCTCCACCTCTATCTCAGCGTATACCATCCTATTTATAGTGATTGACAGGAGTATGAGTCCCAGTATCGTCAATCCAAAGGGTAGGATCATCATATTCGAAAATAATGATAAAGGACCTATTAGAAGTAGCGCAGCTCCTACTCTGAGGTTACCGCTTCTCAAGATCACCCCTAACTTATAGAAGGCGTATACTATAGTTAGAAAAACCACTAAGCCAGTCAAGATGGACACTGCGAGTAGGGGATACTTTGAAGCGACTATAGAGAGGAATCCAGCTGAGCTTTCCCTCAAACCTCTAGTGAGAGAGGAGTACCCGTCCTTGAGGGAGATCAGGAGGAGAGCTAGGGAGGCTACGGTACCATATTTTACCACCCTACTCACTTTGCAGAACAGCTCTTCCAGTCCGAAGCACATCTCGATCCATCCCCTGTACATGAACAGTAGTGATGCCAAGATCAAGACGCCCGAGAGAGCCATAGCCACCACTGCCTCAGATAGGGCCGTTATGAACTGCTTGAAGCTGAGAGAGCTCAAGTCTCCGACTCCTGAGATCCCTAGGGATATCAAGGGTATTATAGTAGCTACCAAGGATAGGATAAGGGCGTTTCTCAGCAGCTTGAATCCTTTGGAAGGGTCTTCCATAGGAGATCAAGAGGTATGGAATCATTAAGTAAAAAAGCATTTAGTCTGGCCTCGGGTGCTGCGGGCTTGAAAGTGGACGTGGCGCTAATTCATGCACCTAGCGTCTATGACTTCAGGGACCGCTACCTCTACGCGACTGTCATAAGCGAAGTGGTGCCTTCCCTCTTCGTCTTCGACATGGTACCCTATGGTTTCCTTACGCTAGCCACCTACTTAAGCAGAAGGGGGTACAAAGTCGGGATATTCAATCTGGCCTCTAAGATGCTGAGAGACAGGGAGTTCAACGTAGAGAAATTCTTGAAGGACTTAGAGGCCGATGTCTATGGGATAGATCTCCACTGGCTTGTCCATGCGCATGGGGCCTTAGAGATAGCTAGGATATTAAAGAGATATCATCCAGGCAGCAAGGTCGTGTTGGGCGGTCTATCCTCTACATTCTTCAGAAGGGAAATCATGACCAGCTACAACACCGTGGATGCCATTCTACTCGGTGACAGCACTGAAGTACCTTTCCTCAAGTTCTTGGAGGAGGGTCCTTCAAGGGCACCTAACGTAATATGGAGAGATAACGGGAGGATCAGGGAGAACAAGCTCGGTTGGATCCCTGACAACTTAGACGAATTTATCGTAGATCACGGGGTCCTAGTGAAGAATTTGATGAGGTGTAGGGATCTCTCGCTGGGGATCCCCTTCTGCTCCTTCATAGAGGCGCCTATCGCGGGGATCATTACCGTCAAGGGATGCTCGTTCGATTGTGTTACATGTGGCGGTTCAAAGTTCACCTACTCTAGGTTCTTTCGGAGGGACAGGCTGGCGCTGAAGTCTCCTAGGGCGATAGCTGACGAGGTAGAAGGAATAGCGAACCTTTCCTCCATGCCAATATTCTTTGTCGGAGATCTCAGGTACGGAGATAGGGTCGAGGAGGTATCTAAGCTCCTCAAGGAGTTAGAATTGGAAAACGAACTGATATTCGAGTTCTTCTCTCCCCCACCGAAGAGAGTGTTAGAGCAGTTGAGGAGGACTTCCCATAAGGTTTACCTTCAGATATCGCCTGAGAGTCCTCTGGAAGAAGTTAGAAGGGCGTTTGGAAGACCTTACAGCAATGAGCAGCTGGAAAAGATGGTTAGGTATGTGGAGGAGCTGGGATTCGAGAGGTTAGATCTGTACTTCATGATGGGTCTTCCGAGGCAAACCCCGGATCAGGCCCACCTAGTGGCCTCCTACTTCCTCAAATTGAGGGAAATCTCGAGCAAGGTGGACGCATTCGTCTCACCCCTAGCACCCTTCGTGGATCCGGGCAGCAGGGCCTTCGTCAACCCCGAGGTGCACGGATATGAGATCCTATTCAGAGACCTAGAGAGTTACCGGAGGGCATTAACCTCCTATCACTGGAAGTACTCGCTGAACTACCGGACCGCTTGGATGGATCGACAGGATGTAGTATCTTCATCCCTGACCGCGTATGAGGAATTGAACAGAGCTAAGCTCGAGGCGGGACTCATAGATGAGAGGGCGTATGAATTGGCAAAGAGGAGGGTTCAGTTGGACAGAGAGGTCTTGAAATATGTCGAAATGGGGCTTTCGCTGGATAAAATGAAGGAATCCATCGAGGAAGTGGCGATAAAGCTGGACGCTGAGGTGAAGAAATCCCTCTCACTCTACCCCACTAGGGACCTCGTTCAC
This DNA window, taken from Thermoproteota archaeon, encodes the following:
- a CDS encoding PKD domain-containing protein — translated: MRATEITLILALLVLMLMTVAVSADTGCPAVDSSTDVAPEVVEIAVYKINGRTVELIGVVEDPDSGLREWIWDFGDGTIVKKTGGWSKTGNSTYKMVVKHTYSDYRSYTVKLQVIDDWLKESSVKTKLVTIKKSNYRPIVRLKRISPNPAQPGKEVVFEVEGIDPDGQVVAYEWDFGDGKKTEGANLTRVTHSYSKEGTYVVKVKVKDDKGAYSDPVTEEVYIRSQTKPKPENKPPTIVKVEFTPVEPSIGVPVTFRVTASDPEGDKLTFQWNFGDGTVKSGGPRMSHTYKKEGAYTVKVRAVDSKGASSTSYTVSVAVRGNKPPQASIVEVRTRDNITFMFQGMGIDPDGQVLAYEWDFGDGKKTEGELKGNSIPHRFISHTYVSSGNYTVKFRVKDDKGAWSSWISKRVTASVQGRVSSASWAGFDFSNLEIAAGLGTLIVVGAGYLAYRESKSNAFIERSKEKAKRYRKVTVKRPAMRRNKRDRSSVVRKRRRPWPAS
- a CDS encoding FHA domain-containing serine/threonine-protein kinase, which produces MKIQGSHGSYHVIKRLGRGGFAEILLARTNGELVVVKLPKDDEMSKILLKEEASLLRELSIPSPHEHIVSFIEWIDRVPALVEEYVPGPTVGEAYGDRRATQNDAIRISLGVLSALERMHSLGVVHGDVKPDNIILPRSLHPVLIDLGVARAVGKRSVAGTPGWSAPEFLEGEVSPEADIYSVGVLIIFLVYGIDPREPIRPEELPKNLSGNLRYVLSRALDPDPRNRFSSARDMSLALMGMKLPSESGPRIVVQGRGIPLRDKITIGRIRRQGGTGRADVNLQEVGSRRSLPPGPPRGWIEIVRVGGEYWISDRGSPGGVWVYEGGKWVKVLDYPLKHGQLISFGLRRRGRDVLPYIPARVYLR
- a CDS encoding TIGR04190 family B12-binding domain/radical SAM domain protein, whose protein sequence is MDVALIHAPSVYDFRDRYLYATVISEVVPSLFVFDMVPYGFLTLATYLSRRGYKVGIFNLASKMLRDREFNVEKFLKDLEADVYGIDLHWLVHAHGALEIARILKRYHPGSKVVLGGLSSTFFRREIMTSYNTVDAILLGDSTEVPFLKFLEEGPSRAPNVIWRDNGRIRENKLGWIPDNLDEFIVDHGVLVKNLMRCRDLSLGIPFCSFIEAPIAGIITVKGCSFDCVTCGGSKFTYSRFFRRDRLALKSPRAIADEVEGIANLSSMPIFFVGDLRYGDRVEEVSKLLKELELENELIFEFFSPPPKRVLEQLRRTSHKVYLQISPESPLEEVRRAFGRPYSNEQLEKMVRYVEELGFERLDLYFMMGLPRQTPDQAHLVASYFLKLREISSKVDAFVSPLAPFVDPGSRAFVNPEVHGYEILFRDLESYRRALTSYHWKYSLNYRTAWMDRQDVVSSSLTAYEELNRAKLEAGLIDERAYELAKRRVQLDREVLKYVEMGLSLDKMKESIEEVAIKLDAEVKKSLSLYPTRDLVHCIKNPLLRGVVSFLTR
- a CDS encoding citrate/2-methylcitrate synthase, with translation MASEVPPVYIGLKGIYVAKTALSYIDGERGKLIYRGYSIEDLAEYSSFEEVTYLLWFGRLPNRKELDEFRENLSKEREIPEEIIEILRKLPKSSHPMDVLKTGVAALGPFDPDLPKIWGQHIHEKRAENLRIAMRILSKMPTIMAYFHRMREGKEVVHPRTDLGHAANFLYMMWGREPKDIEAKLMDVALILHADHGFNASTFACLVTASTLSDLYSAVVTGISTLKGPLHGGANEQALKMLMEIGDPRRARDYVKAKLERKERIMGFGHRVYKAYDPRARILKRYAEMLAKETGQENLFNTALEVEKVMIELLGKKGIFPNVDFYSGQVYHMLGIPIDIFTPIFAISRTSGWIGHVFEYWEENVLIRPRALYIGPMEAKYIPLDERL
- a CDS encoding Mrp/NBP35 family ATP-binding protein, which produces MSNIRAHFTPPRAAGIPQPPENVKKIGRRIAVMSGKGGVGKTTVSVNIAAELAKRGYSVGILDTDLTGPNVPKALGLIDVPIYATNEGIIPAEGPLKMKVMSLGLMVRDGDPVIWRGPLKAKAIQEFVENVNWGDLDYLVVDLPPGTGDEPLSVMQLIPLHGVVLVTTPQEVALMDVRRALHMVRKMEYKPLGIVENMSYFVCPGGEKIRIFGEGGGRRLAEEEKVPFLGEIPIDPKVVEFMDRGMPIVLADPENMVSKAFKEIVDRIEDHLTEA
- a CDS encoding FHA domain-containing protein; translated protein: MEDPSKGFKLLRNALILSLVATIIPLISLGISGVGDLSSLSFKQFITALSEAVVAMALSGVLILASLLFMYRGWIEMCFGLEELFCKVSRVVKYGTVASLALLLISLKDGYSSLTRGLRESSAGFLSIVASKYPLLAVSILTGLVVFLTIVYAFYKLGVILRSGNLRVGAALLLIGPLSLFSNMMILPFGLTILGLILLSITINRMVYAEIEVEEGEIDEEFEELLERGEMRPPSRRTPNQRGMPVYEEGKEPRRPKPEELMEAPPPTPRSREVRAQLVGPNGFIARLGPGIRTFGRRDFAGFVPEEDLDYISRRHFEIRGTQQGYFIRDLGSLNGTWVNGRRLTRGESVRLVNGAVIDVAEVVRLRFISNEPEDLGVPSL